From a single Candidatus Bathyarchaeia archaeon genomic region:
- a CDS encoding N-glycosylase/DNA lyase produces the protein MKTREISRVSPANGLSSLVNLISALKNSGVRELIKSRVEEFKKNRVKTSAEIFKELCFCILTAHFNAEKTMKIQAEINDGFLSLSEADLAEKLKALGHRYPDSRARYIVEARKMIPEIERVLSSSRDEKALREWLVKNIKGLGYKEASHFLRNIGFMNVAIIDFHIINLLSRYGLIEETKTMTRRRYIEIEKKLAELAKIVGLSLGELDLYLWFIETGKVLK, from the coding sequence TTGAAAACTCGTGAGATTAGTCGCGTAAGCCCCGCAAATGGCTTAAGCAGCTTAGTGAACCTTATTAGCGCCCTTAAGAACAGCGGGGTTAGAGAATTAATTAAGTCTAGAGTGGAGGAGTTTAAGAAGAACAGGGTGAAAACTTCCGCCGAGATCTTTAAGGAACTCTGCTTCTGCATATTGACAGCGCACTTTAATGCGGAGAAAACCATGAAGATTCAGGCGGAGATCAATGATGGTTTTTTGAGCTTATCTGAAGCAGATTTAGCGGAAAAACTCAAGGCCCTAGGTCACCGTTACCCCGATTCAAGAGCCAGATACATTGTTGAAGCAAGAAAAATGATCCCGGAAATAGAGAGAGTTTTAAGCTCTTCAAGGGATGAGAAAGCGCTGAGAGAGTGGCTTGTCAAAAATATCAAGGGACTTGGCTACAAAGAGGCGAGCCATTTCCTCAGAAATATCGGCTTCATGAACGTTGCGATAATAGACTTCCATATAATTAACCTTCTGTCTAGATATGGGCTTATAGAAGAGACGAAAACTATGACGAGACGCAGATACATTGAGATTGAGAAAAAATTGGCTGAGTTGGCTAAGATTGTTGGATTAAGCCTAGGAGAGCTAGACCTATATTTATGGTTCATTGAGACTGGAAAGGTTCTAAAGTAG
- a CDS encoding transcription initiation factor IIB — protein sequence MSDSDENPSLPPILRDIQRCPECGSSKLMRDYEAAEVVCMECGYVVDMKIADQGPEWRAFDNEQRNKRARVGAPVTFTIHDKGLSTVIDWHDRDVFGKRFDVNQRAQMYRLRKWQRRIRVSDAIERNLAFALSEITKIANVLSLPKSIFETSSIIYRKAVREHLIRGRSIQGISAAAVYIACRQCGLPRTLDEIAGAANISRREVGRCYRFLVKELNLTIPPLKASHYISKFSNQLTMQGKVEEIANKVLSVASELKLTSGRGPTGIAAAASYIASVLIGEKRTQREIAEIAKVTEVTIRNRYKELIEQLMFIVRL from the coding sequence ATGAGCGATAGCGATGAAAACCCATCCCTTCCCCCGATTCTAAGAGATATTCAGCGCTGCCCGGAGTGCGGTAGTTCAAAATTAATGCGCGATTACGAGGCAGCCGAAGTAGTTTGCATGGAATGCGGCTATGTAGTGGACATGAAGATAGCTGATCAAGGCCCTGAATGGCGAGCTTTTGATAATGAGCAGCGAAATAAGAGGGCTAGGGTTGGCGCACCGGTAACGTTTACCATCCATGATAAAGGTTTATCTACGGTGATTGACTGGCATGATAGAGATGTTTTCGGCAAGAGATTCGATGTGAATCAAAGAGCACAAATGTATAGGTTGAGGAAGTGGCAGAGAAGAATAAGGGTCTCAGATGCTATCGAGAGAAATCTTGCTTTCGCTCTCTCGGAGATCACGAAGATCGCAAATGTTCTCTCTCTGCCGAAGAGCATTTTTGAGACAAGTTCCATAATATACAGAAAGGCGGTTAGAGAGCACCTAATACGTGGAAGATCAATTCAAGGAATAAGCGCTGCCGCCGTATACATCGCCTGTAGACAATGCGGTCTCCCGAGAACCTTAGATGAAATAGCAGGCGCCGCAAACATAAGTAGAAGGGAAGTTGGGAGATGCTACCGCTTTCTCGTTAAAGAGCTGAACTTAACTATTCCACCACTTAAGGCAAGCCACTACATATCTAAGTTTTCTAATCAACTTACGATGCAGGGAAAAGTTGAGGAGATTGCAAACAAGGTTCTTTCAGTCGCCTCTGAACTCAAGCTGACGTCTGGTAGAGGGCCAACGGGCATAGCTGCCGCAGCAAGCTACATAGCTTCTGTGCTGATAGGTGAGAAGCGAACGCAGAGAGAAATAGCTGAGATAGCAAAAGTCACCGAGGTAACTATAAGGAACAGATATAAGGAGCTGATAGAACAGTTAATGTTTATAGTTAGATTATAG
- a CDS encoding Gar1/Naf1 family protein has product MKKIGQVLHIYLGNRAIAKVESPPKIGATIFDIKKRPIGVVSDIFGPVKSPYIEIRVRDQEAKKIVNSPIYILPKESERKR; this is encoded by the coding sequence TTGAAAAAGATTGGCCAAGTTTTACATATATATCTTGGTAACAGGGCTATAGCTAAAGTCGAAAGCCCTCCAAAAATCGGTGCAACGATTTTCGACATCAAGAAGAGGCCGATTGGAGTTGTTTCAGACATTTTTGGCCCAGTGAAATCACCCTACATTGAGATCAGGGTTAGAGATCAGGAAGCAAAGAAGATTGTTAATTCTCCAATCTACATTCTACCTAAAGAATCGGAGAGGAAGCGGTGA
- a CDS encoding signal recognition particle subunit SRP19/SEC65 family protein, with protein MNILNMRRRDSIVLWPVYFDSTKTRREGRRLPKNLCVPSPSISMLERAVKDLGLSYEISQETVYPRLPWIKTGCITVKKGGENKSQVIRRIALELMKYFK; from the coding sequence ATGAACATTTTAAATATGCGGAGAAGAGACTCGATAGTTTTATGGCCAGTATACTTTGACTCCACAAAAACTAGACGTGAGGGTAGACGCTTACCGAAAAATCTCTGCGTTCCCTCGCCAAGTATTTCGATGCTTGAGAGAGCGGTTAAAGATTTAGGCTTAAGCTATGAAATCTCTCAGGAAACGGTTTATCCTAGACTCCCATGGATTAAAACGGGCTGTATAACTGTGAAAAAGGGTGGGGAAAATAAATCGCAGGTTATTAGGAGAATAGCCCTTGAGCTTATGAAGTACTTTAAGTAG
- a CDS encoding 30S ribosomal protein S8e translates to MSVWHGDLHKRKPTGGKRKPYREKRKYERGSFPTETILGEHRVRVSRRRGGNIKVRLVSTKWVNVSDPETGETKRVEIIRVIRNPANVDYDRRGVITRGCLVETPIGTAKITSRPGQNGVLNAILVEKKAS, encoded by the coding sequence ATGTCTGTTTGGCACGGAGATCTACATAAAAGGAAACCTACGGGTGGAAAAAGGAAACCATATAGAGAGAAACGAAAGTATGAGAGAGGGTCGTTTCCGACTGAAACCATTTTAGGCGAACATAGAGTTAGAGTGAGCCGTAGAAGGGGAGGAAATATAAAGGTTAGGTTAGTTAGCACCAAATGGGTGAACGTTTCCGACCCAGAAACCGGTGAGACAAAAAGGGTTGAGATCATAAGGGTTATAAGAAACCCGGCAAACGTTGATTACGATAGAAGGGGCGTCATAACAAGGGGCTGTTTAGTGGAGACCCCTATAGGAACAGCGAAGATAACTTCAAGGCCTGGGCAGAATGGTGTTCTAAACGCTATATTGGTTGAGAAAAAAGCATCATAA
- a CDS encoding FGGY family carbohydrate kinase, with product MYKAIGTFDIGKSNKKFIVFSEDLKPIYSETTRIDEVKVNGILCDDAESIVSWMRDRLLYATKNWRIEALSVATFGATIANLSNGALKLPVISYNHEIAKSVREKFYSEFGSPLDLYMATGTPPYGQLLNAGIQIYWIRECFREAFNEIDEILFLPQFLTYMLSGFKASEITSVGCHTYLYDIRKSGWSNVAEGLMFDERSPKMVDVWDSLGETYIGGQKMTVSPGIHDSNACLLSYLTRGREFLLASTGTWCVFMCPGERFDPKSDDLYRDVVYYIDPYGRPVRASRFKGGFEYDYYTAIIKEKFSVNPDNIGFDKNVLNRILTRKEDFIAPGLVEGSGQFQRSKARIIGDSFNRSANEAYHLLNLYLAIESYVAINLITEKRKVDIVVQGGFAKNNVYLSILSALFPENRVLKATFPEATGLGAAICAKCSSSGIKPHEIYVGVLEEGGEIEIPKPEIDLDKLMGYVEEFIYRFS from the coding sequence ATGTATAAGGCTATAGGAACTTTTGATATAGGGAAATCAAATAAGAAATTCATAGTATTCTCAGAAGATTTAAAGCCTATCTATTCCGAGACAACTAGAATAGATGAAGTGAAGGTTAATGGAATTCTCTGCGATGATGCTGAATCCATAGTCTCCTGGATGAGGGATAGGCTCCTATACGCTACTAAGAATTGGAGAATTGAGGCGTTATCAGTAGCGACCTTCGGGGCTACAATAGCGAACCTAAGCAACGGAGCATTAAAGCTGCCCGTGATATCTTATAACCATGAGATTGCTAAAAGCGTTAGGGAGAAATTTTATAGCGAATTTGGTAGCCCACTTGATCTTTATATGGCAACTGGAACCCCGCCCTACGGGCAGCTCCTAAACGCTGGGATACAGATATATTGGATAAGGGAATGCTTTAGAGAAGCATTTAATGAAATAGATGAGATACTTTTCCTACCGCAGTTCCTCACCTACATGCTTTCAGGCTTTAAAGCGAGCGAGATTACGAGCGTAGGCTGCCACACCTACCTTTACGATATAAGGAAAAGTGGGTGGAGCAATGTTGCCGAAGGCTTAATGTTCGATGAAAGATCGCCGAAAATGGTCGATGTTTGGGACTCGTTAGGAGAGACCTACATCGGCGGACAAAAAATGACCGTAAGTCCGGGAATACATGATTCGAACGCTTGCCTGTTGTCATATCTTACTAGAGGCAGGGAATTTTTGTTAGCATCTACTGGAACATGGTGCGTCTTCATGTGCCCCGGAGAAAGATTCGATCCAAAGAGCGACGACCTATACAGGGACGTAGTATACTATATAGATCCTTACGGTAGACCGGTAAGAGCCTCCAGATTTAAGGGAGGTTTTGAATACGATTACTATACTGCGATCATAAAAGAAAAGTTCTCCGTAAATCCCGATAACATAGGCTTTGACAAAAATGTTTTAAATAGGATTTTGACTAGGAAAGAAGATTTCATAGCGCCCGGCTTAGTTGAGGGGTCAGGGCAGTTTCAGCGTTCCAAGGCGAGAATAATAGGGGACTCGTTTAATAGAAGCGCTAATGAGGCTTACCACCTACTAAACCTGTACCTCGCAATAGAATCATATGTGGCGATAAACCTGATAACGGAAAAGAGAAAAGTCGACATCGTGGTTCAAGGAGGCTTCGCGAAAAACAACGTCTACTTAAGCATTCTTTCAGCTCTCTTCCCTGAGAACAGGGTTTTAAAGGCCACTTTTCCAGAGGCGACTGGCTTGGGGGCTGCCATATGTGCTAAGTGTTCCTCTAGCGGTATAAAGCCGCATGAGATATATGTTGGCGTACTGGAGGAGGGCGGTGAGATAGAGATCCCTAAGCCAGAAATAGACTTAGATAAATTAATGGGGTATGTTGAGGAATTCATTTATAGGTTTTCCTAA
- the scpB gene encoding SMC-Scp complex subunit ScpB, translated as MTALTANLSSTSMRQVQRKERGKSRKDVEEKMRIIEAALYVAGRPLDLKTLCSIIGSHSEKKVHKIAKMLVEEYKRRNTALEVLELEDHRFVMQLKSNYSDRVKRLAVRPLLTVGPLRTLSYIAYKQPITQKQVIEVRGKHAYQHIKELIELGLITREKDGKDSILRTTEYFADYFGLSRNIHVMKRQLERIFKRHGEETLPLSLGEDERREMSEIEKSAGESNAK; from the coding sequence ATGACGGCTTTGACAGCTAATTTATCCTCAACATCAATGCGGCAAGTTCAAAGAAAGGAAAGAGGAAAAAGCAGGAAAGACGTTGAGGAGAAGATGAGGATTATCGAGGCAGCATTATACGTGGCTGGTAGACCATTAGATCTCAAAACTTTATGCAGCATTATAGGCTCCCACTCCGAGAAAAAGGTTCATAAGATTGCCAAGATGCTTGTGGAGGAGTATAAACGGCGTAACACGGCGCTGGAGGTGCTCGAGCTCGAGGATCATAGGTTTGTCATGCAACTTAAAAGCAACTATTCTGATAGAGTTAAGCGGCTAGCTGTAAGGCCGCTCTTAACAGTTGGGCCGCTCAGAACCCTCTCCTACATAGCCTATAAGCAGCCTATAACTCAGAAGCAGGTGATTGAAGTGAGGGGAAAACATGCCTATCAGCATATTAAGGAGCTTATCGAGCTGGGTCTAATTACGCGTGAGAAAGATGGCAAGGATTCCATTCTAAGAACAACAGAGTATTTTGCCGATTATTTTGGCTTAAGCCGCAACATACATGTTATGAAGCGTCAACTTGAGCGGATTTTTAAGAGGCATGGCGAAGAAACGTTACCGCTCTCCCTTGGTGAAGATGAGCGGAGAGAAATGTCTGAGATTGAAAAATCGGCTGGCGAAAGCAATGCCAAGTGA
- the smc gene encoding chromosome segregation protein SMC produces MPYIKRIEINGFKTFAQKTTLTFDKGFIAITGPNGSGKTNIIDAILFCLGELSAKRLRAENFSNLIFNGGEKSSIRKSEAKVTIQFDNSDGRLPVETTTVTLSREIDKNGESVYRVNGRRVPRNHMLEILSVAGISPYGHNIVLQGTLTRMAEISTLERRKIIEDMLGIAQYDAEKAEAESKLKEAETAIKTALGQISEIQKRIEDLERERNNLLRYNFLKREIARLEAMKVSREIRRLEDEAGKISREISEIKEKNSRILERRENLRLKRRDLEAEMRKLGFDEIEKKRGQIIEIQMEIKGLKTNLNELNVRINSGKTEIEKLRSVRENLQQQYEETKKEIYLSEEKIKRLSEILSQVNKEIAEKQTLLDSLSEDLSKIKLIFEEKSKQVSDTERQLSQIREDKVKVESEYGRVQSRSGIYMQRLEDLKSKRDEIKESYNKLCELLANLEGVLNDQREQMKKLQAALDRRIKQKELIEREMENAGKIAGLAKEALIEFEARKDLISKIDSEEIALKSLEELGALGVISGIHGRLKKLIKIEKGYEKAVEAAASGWLDSLVVDDLNVAFTCIETLKRMKLGRVKIIPLNSLSANKNTIKSDSIDGASGSILSFVKCEKIYEPAINFVLGDTLLALSEDAAIKASKDGFRAVTLNGDLYESGGGVESGFYRAPVDISSFIPSEKALKNLEQAVKTLRTYLENRENIVSELESEISKIKGDIASLSESLIKLEGEVERVRKSVSQSEVQIKRVEESVESILSRIEEDKVRLSSLEAKISEINEKEKSLSENLERLRSEVDLLKIRDANARRESIANEIVALKHKYSKIESEISIERSKVDSVLKRNLGNLATQIDDVSTRIISLEKEIEEAVKKDAETRRRIRELEDLEKNLSEEISGFRERIKSFMSEIDALDSELAVLEKEYENGIKILNDLEMKLQAANLRVDQLRERLKTLGCEDVELVDLSGYGDEDIAFQMESMLNEVERIGAVNQLAETQYVEQISRYKELSMRLNDLEREKLAILKFIEEIEQKKMKIFMEAFNKINERLNSYFSRLTGGGAASLKLENPDNPFAGGVDMVVQFPNKHTILVSGASSGERSVSAVAFLFALQEFSPASFYLFDEIDAHLDAFHVERLGELLAEEASKMQLQFIVITLKPEMISKADKVYGVYGQNGVSHVVSMTFKGVA; encoded by the coding sequence ATGCCGTACATCAAGCGCATCGAAATAAACGGTTTCAAAACGTTTGCCCAGAAAACCACATTAACATTTGATAAGGGATTTATTGCAATAACTGGACCGAACGGCAGCGGCAAGACAAATATAATTGACGCAATCCTTTTCTGTTTAGGCGAGCTAAGCGCCAAGAGGTTAAGGGCGGAGAACTTTTCAAACCTCATATTTAATGGTGGAGAAAAATCTAGCATAAGGAAGAGTGAGGCGAAAGTAACAATACAATTTGACAATTCTGATGGACGACTACCCGTTGAGACGACAACCGTCACGCTATCCCGTGAAATTGACAAGAACGGTGAAAGCGTATATAGGGTAAACGGCAGAAGAGTCCCAAGAAACCACATGTTAGAGATTCTTTCAGTAGCTGGCATAAGCCCCTATGGGCACAACATCGTCCTACAGGGAACCTTAACGCGTATGGCTGAAATATCAACGCTTGAAAGAAGGAAAATTATTGAGGATATGCTTGGAATAGCGCAGTACGACGCTGAGAAAGCGGAGGCTGAAAGTAAGCTTAAGGAGGCTGAAACAGCCATAAAGACGGCTCTAGGACAAATAAGCGAGATACAGAAGAGGATTGAGGATTTAGAGAGGGAGCGAAACAACCTTTTACGCTACAATTTCCTTAAGCGCGAGATTGCCCGTTTAGAGGCGATGAAAGTTTCTAGAGAAATAAGAAGACTTGAAGATGAGGCGGGAAAAATTTCGAGGGAGATCTCGGAGATAAAGGAGAAGAATAGTAGGATATTGGAGCGTAGAGAAAATCTTCGCCTTAAACGCCGAGATCTAGAGGCCGAGATGCGGAAACTTGGCTTTGATGAGATTGAGAAGAAGCGGGGGCAAATTATTGAGATTCAAATGGAGATCAAGGGCCTGAAAACCAATCTTAATGAATTAAATGTGAGGATTAATAGTGGGAAAACCGAAATCGAGAAATTAAGGAGCGTCAGGGAAAATCTCCAACAACAGTATGAGGAAACAAAAAAGGAAATCTATCTGTCCGAGGAGAAAATAAAGCGGTTATCCGAGATTTTGAGTCAAGTTAATAAAGAGATAGCGGAAAAGCAAACCCTTCTCGATTCGCTTTCAGAAGATCTGTCTAAAATTAAGCTAATATTTGAAGAGAAATCTAAGCAGGTCAGCGACACGGAGAGACAGCTGAGTCAAATCCGTGAAGATAAAGTGAAAGTTGAGAGCGAATACGGAAGGGTTCAATCCAGATCGGGCATCTATATGCAAAGGCTTGAAGACCTGAAATCTAAAAGAGACGAAATAAAAGAGTCTTACAATAAGCTTTGCGAACTGCTGGCGAATCTAGAGGGCGTGTTAAACGATCAGAGAGAGCAAATGAAAAAACTTCAGGCTGCTTTAGATAGACGTATTAAGCAAAAAGAGCTCATTGAAAGGGAAATGGAGAATGCCGGGAAGATTGCAGGATTAGCTAAGGAGGCGCTGATAGAGTTTGAGGCGCGTAAAGACCTTATAAGCAAAATTGATTCGGAGGAAATTGCGCTAAAGAGCCTTGAGGAGCTGGGCGCTCTAGGCGTTATAAGCGGCATACATGGCAGGCTTAAGAAACTGATAAAAATTGAGAAGGGATATGAGAAGGCTGTTGAAGCCGCCGCTTCAGGTTGGCTTGACTCGCTCGTAGTTGATGATTTAAATGTCGCCTTCACATGCATAGAGACATTAAAACGCATGAAGCTTGGAAGAGTGAAAATAATACCGTTAAATAGTTTGTCAGCGAATAAGAATACAATTAAATCGGACAGTATTGATGGAGCTAGCGGTTCGATCTTATCTTTCGTTAAATGCGAGAAAATTTATGAGCCTGCTATAAACTTTGTTCTGGGCGACACATTATTAGCTCTAAGCGAAGACGCCGCCATAAAGGCTTCAAAAGATGGTTTCAGAGCGGTCACGTTAAACGGCGACCTCTACGAATCTGGCGGGGGCGTCGAAAGCGGCTTTTACAGGGCTCCAGTTGACATATCCTCTTTTATACCAAGCGAAAAAGCCCTAAAAAACTTGGAGCAGGCTGTCAAAACTCTTAGAACCTATTTGGAGAATAGGGAGAATATAGTTTCGGAATTGGAGAGCGAGATATCAAAAATTAAGGGAGACATCGCGAGCCTTTCTGAATCTCTAATCAAGCTTGAGGGAGAGGTCGAGAGGGTTAGAAAAAGCGTATCTCAATCTGAAGTACAGATTAAGCGTGTAGAAGAGAGCGTAGAGAGCATACTGAGTAGAATAGAGGAAGATAAAGTCCGTTTAAGCTCGCTTGAAGCTAAAATCAGCGAGATAAACGAGAAGGAGAAATCTTTAAGCGAAAACCTTGAACGCTTAAGGAGCGAAGTAGATTTACTCAAAATACGTGATGCAAATGCCAGACGTGAATCTATAGCCAATGAAATAGTTGCTTTAAAACATAAATACAGTAAAATAGAGTCGGAAATATCGATAGAGAGGTCGAAGGTAGATTCTGTTTTAAAGAGAAACTTGGGGAATTTAGCTACCCAAATAGACGATGTTTCAACGCGAATCATCAGTTTAGAGAAGGAGATTGAAGAAGCAGTCAAAAAGGATGCTGAGACCCGTAGGAGAATTAGGGAGCTCGAAGATTTGGAGAAAAATCTCTCCGAAGAGATTTCCGGTTTCAGAGAGAGAATTAAAAGCTTTATGTCAGAGATAGATGCTTTAGACAGTGAGCTAGCGGTTCTTGAAAAAGAGTATGAAAACGGGATCAAGATCCTTAATGATCTAGAGATGAAGTTGCAGGCCGCAAACTTGCGGGTCGATCAACTTAGAGAACGATTAAAGACGCTAGGGTGCGAAGATGTAGAATTAGTTGATCTTTCAGGATATGGTGATGAGGATATTGCCTTTCAGATGGAGTCTATGTTGAACGAAGTTGAACGTATAGGGGCTGTTAATCAGTTGGCTGAAACCCAGTATGTGGAGCAGATTTCGCGATATAAGGAGCTGTCTATGAGGTTAAATGATCTTGAAAGAGAAAAATTAGCGATCTTAAAGTTCATTGAGGAGATAGAGCAGAAAAAGATGAAGATCTTCATGGAGGCGTTTAATAAGATAAATGAGCGGTTGAACAGCTACTTTTCTAGGTTGACTGGTGGAGGAGCGGCTTCCTTAAAGCTTGAGAACCCAGATAATCCATTTGCCGGTGGGGTCGATATGGTGGTTCAATTTCCAAATAAGCATACGATACTTGTAAGCGGTGCTAGCAGTGGAGAGAGATCTGTCTCGGCGGTCGCCTTTCTATTTGCCCTACAGGAGTTTTCACCAGCATCCTTCTATCTCTTCGATGAAATAGATGCTCACCTCGATGCCTTCCATGTTGAGAGGCTAGGCGAACTATTGGCTGAGGAGGCATCTAAAATGCAGTTGCAGTTCATAGTTATAACGTTAAAGCCTGAAATGATCAGTAAGGCCGACAAAGTGTATGGGGTCTATGGGCAAAACGGGGTTTCTCACGTTGTCTCAATGACATTTAAGGGGGTTGCCTAG
- a CDS encoding DUF2096 family protein, protein MSWKARWRILSDVTTDLLRGGGMVPPNVINDLRSAKVILEILKVDRSRPENISRLEECLSNVEAYVLSAARDKFGEEYVEEVLKRLCSLESEESEERVQIRFHPGFPRDEKWIRVKITDETTLETLESIASDLSLKIRVEEDGYVLVHGGENELRDFVRRVSEKIRESKGK, encoded by the coding sequence ATGAGTTGGAAGGCTCGTTGGAGGATTTTATCGGATGTAACTACGGATCTCCTCAGAGGGGGCGGAATGGTGCCGCCCAACGTGATTAATGATTTACGATCCGCAAAAGTTATTTTAGAGATTCTTAAAGTTGATAGATCGCGGCCCGAGAATATATCTCGCCTTGAAGAATGTTTAAGCAATGTTGAGGCTTATGTTCTTTCGGCTGCAAGAGATAAGTTTGGTGAAGAATATGTTGAAGAGGTTTTAAAGAGGTTATGCAGCCTAGAGAGCGAGGAGAGCGAAGAAAGAGTGCAAATAAGATTTCATCCAGGCTTTCCGAGGGATGAAAAATGGATTAGAGTTAAGATAACCGATGAAACCACGCTCGAGACTCTTGAGAGCATAGCCAGCGACCTCAGCTTAAAGATTAGGGTTGAGGAAGACGGATATGTGCTTGTGCATGGGGGAGAAAATGAATTAAGAGATTTCGTTAGGCGGGTCTCAGAAAAGATTCGTGAATCAAAGGGAAAGTGA
- the pth2 gene encoding peptidyl-tRNA hydrolase Pth2, which yields MLNSSKFKQVMVLRADLKMSPGKAAAQASHAAVSSSEEARKSHPSWWREWIESGQCKIVLKVNSESELLSLKRKAEELGLPTALISDMGLTELEPGTITALGIGPAPSDLIDKVTGSLPLY from the coding sequence ATGCTTAACTCCAGCAAATTTAAGCAGGTAATGGTGCTTAGAGCCGATTTGAAGATGAGTCCAGGTAAAGCCGCCGCTCAAGCAAGCCACGCGGCTGTCTCGTCTTCCGAGGAAGCTAGAAAAAGCCATCCATCATGGTGGAGAGAATGGATTGAAAGTGGGCAATGTAAGATTGTACTGAAAGTTAATTCGGAGTCGGAACTGTTAAGCTTAAAGAGGAAAGCTGAGGAACTGGGTCTCCCAACAGCCCTAATCTCAGACATGGGTTTAACCGAGCTTGAGCCCGGCACGATAACGGCTTTAGGCATAGGTCCGGCTCCATCCGACTTAATCGATAAGGTTACGGGAAGCTTGCCGCTTTACTGA
- the truD gene encoding tRNA pseudouridine(13) synthase TruD, with the protein MLKVPDIEKGIGIEVYASKTQGIGGVIKSSPEDFIVEEILIDGSKASVSPEANLGSFADHGRHLICVLIKRGWDTLLAVEEISKLIGVDSSRVGFAGIKDANALTAQYISIGGMPHSKLASIKIKDVIVKPLGYSDEEISPRKLFGNMFTVRVKSIKLREKTIQSRIKKICGELDDFGGIPNFFGHQRFGTIRPITHLVGKSVLKGDFEGAVMIFLSYVSPFEGAKAREARRDLRESMDFKAALKRFPKTLVYERIILKHLLNVPRDYLGALYKLPLNFRKLFIQSYQSYLFNRFLSERIKRGMPLREALVGDYAVKLNSLGLPEKIFVEVKDSNVAYVNEEIKMGRMALALPLLGSKQPMSKGLQGEIEAEILEEEGLSRDDFQRAKALKVNIFGGLRVALEKVIDLGTRIVSEKKGSSVNSPEFKFILHKGAYATILLREFMKPKTDEQLVKSGF; encoded by the coding sequence ATGCTTAAAGTGCCGGATATAGAAAAGGGTATTGGAATAGAGGTTTACGCTTCAAAAACGCAAGGTATAGGCGGGGTTATTAAGAGTTCACCGGAGGATTTTATTGTTGAAGAGATCTTGATAGACGGGTCTAAAGCGTCCGTTAGCCCGGAGGCTAACCTTGGGTCTTTCGCAGATCATGGACGGCACCTCATATGCGTTTTAATTAAAAGAGGCTGGGATACGCTTCTAGCAGTAGAGGAAATCTCAAAGTTGATAGGCGTTGATTCAAGCAGAGTAGGATTCGCCGGAATAAAGGACGCCAATGCGCTGACAGCCCAGTACATAAGCATAGGAGGAATGCCTCACAGCAAACTGGCCAGCATAAAAATTAAAGATGTTATTGTTAAGCCTCTAGGTTACTCTGACGAGGAGATTTCACCTAGAAAACTGTTCGGAAACATGTTCACGGTGAGAGTCAAGTCTATAAAGCTTAGAGAGAAGACAATTCAAAGCAGGATTAAAAAAATCTGCGGCGAATTAGATGATTTCGGCGGCATACCAAACTTTTTTGGGCATCAACGATTTGGAACAATTAGGCCGATAACTCATCTGGTTGGCAAAAGCGTACTTAAAGGTGATTTTGAAGGGGCTGTAATGATTTTCCTCTCTTACGTGAGCCCTTTTGAAGGCGCCAAGGCTAGGGAGGCTAGAAGGGATCTTCGTGAAAGCATGGATTTTAAAGCAGCGCTTAAGAGGTTCCCTAAAACCTTGGTGTATGAGAGAATAATCCTTAAACATCTTTTAAATGTTCCACGCGACTATTTAGGTGCTCTCTATAAGCTTCCGTTAAACTTTCGAAAGCTCTTCATACAGTCCTATCAATCTTATCTGTTTAACAGATTTTTAAGCGAGAGGATAAAGCGCGGGATGCCTTTAAGGGAGGCGCTTGTCGGCGATTACGCCGTAAAATTGAACAGTTTAGGGTTGCCTGAAAAGATCTTCGTTGAGGTTAAAGATAGTAATGTGGCGTATGTAAACGAGGAGATCAAAATGGGGCGAATGGCACTAGCGTTACCGCTTCTCGGATCAAAACAGCCTATGTCAAAAGGTTTACAGGGAGAAATTGAGGCTGAGATACTGGAGGAAGAGGGGTTATCTAGGGATGATTTTCAAAGAGCTAAGGCTCTTAAGGTTAATATTTTCGGCGGCTTAAGGGTAGCCCTAGAAAAAGTTATTGATCTGGGAACAAGAATTGTCTCGGAGAAAAAAGGGTCTTCGGTAAACTCTCCTGAATTTAAATTCATTCTTCACAAGGGGGCTTATGCAACTATACTTTTAAGGGAGTTTATGAAACCGAAGACTGATGAGCAGTTGGTTAAGAGCGGGTTTTAG